The following proteins come from a genomic window of Corynebacterium sp. P4-C1:
- a CDS encoding acyl-CoA thioesterase II — MQFDIPSIDEILNLEQLDANIFRGTGVFTGLQRTYGGQVAAQALSAATKTVGEDKLVHSLHGYFIRPGQADKDIVFVVNRVRDGRSFSTRIVDGVQGGETIFSLEASFHITSDKGIEHSDKMRKVPDPEGLVPLEETGGPLKFFSMWANDWDVRIVPDEDFEHNPYTPSQQVVWFKSKRELPDDQTFHICTLAYMSDLTLLHSALVPHRDAKVQMASLDHAMWFLRPFRADEWMLYDQVSPSAHGARALTQGRIFDSAGNLVAMTVQEGLTRTLRENGVAFS; from the coding sequence ATGCAATTCGACATTCCCAGCATCGATGAAATTCTGAACCTGGAGCAGCTGGATGCCAACATCTTCCGCGGCACCGGTGTGTTCACCGGCCTGCAGCGCACATACGGCGGCCAGGTAGCGGCTCAGGCATTGTCCGCAGCGACGAAGACGGTGGGCGAGGACAAATTGGTCCACTCGCTCCACGGATATTTCATCCGGCCGGGGCAAGCCGACAAGGACATTGTTTTCGTGGTCAACCGTGTCCGCGACGGCCGCAGCTTTTCCACCCGCATTGTCGACGGCGTGCAGGGAGGGGAGACGATCTTCTCGCTCGAGGCGAGCTTCCACATCACTTCCGACAAGGGCATCGAGCACTCCGACAAGATGCGCAAGGTACCGGACCCGGAGGGCCTCGTCCCACTCGAAGAAACGGGTGGGCCGCTGAAATTTTTCTCCATGTGGGCGAACGACTGGGACGTGCGCATCGTTCCGGACGAGGACTTCGAGCACAACCCGTATACGCCGAGCCAGCAGGTGGTGTGGTTCAAATCCAAGCGGGAGCTGCCGGACGACCAGACCTTCCACATCTGCACCCTGGCGTACATGTCAGACCTGACTCTGCTCCACTCGGCGCTCGTGCCGCACCGCGACGCCAAGGTGCAGATGGCGTCGCTGGATCACGCGATGTGGTTCCTGCGGCCCTTCCGCGCTGACGAATGGATGCTCTACGACCAGGTCTCGCCGTCGGCTCACGGTGCCCGAGCGCTGACCCAGGGCCGCATCTTCGATAGCGCCGGCAACCTCGTCGCTATGACCGTGCAGGAAGGTCTGACCCGCACACTCCGCGAAAACGGAGTGGCATTTAGCTAA
- a CDS encoding YebC/PmpR family DNA-binding transcriptional regulator, protein MSGHSKWATTKHKKAANDAKRSKLWAKMIKDIEVAARTGGGDPAGNPTLDDMMKKAMKASVPKDNIERARKRGSGEEAGGSNWEEVTYEGYGPNGVAMLIQCLTDNRNRAATDVRTAMTKNGGNLGESGSVAYMFSRKGVNTVVKGDLTEDDLLMAVLEAGAEEVNDLGEHFEVVSEATDMYAVRDALREAGIEIEDTEQDFRASVEVDLDLDGAKKLDKLIDALEDADDVQNVYTNSTMSDEVAEALANE, encoded by the coding sequence ATGTCAGGCCACTCTAAATGGGCGACGACCAAGCACAAGAAAGCCGCCAACGATGCGAAGCGCTCCAAGTTGTGGGCGAAGATGATCAAGGACATCGAGGTCGCGGCACGCACCGGCGGCGGTGACCCGGCGGGTAACCCCACCCTCGACGACATGATGAAGAAGGCCATGAAGGCCTCTGTCCCAAAGGACAACATCGAGCGCGCCCGCAAGCGCGGCTCCGGTGAAGAAGCCGGCGGCTCCAACTGGGAAGAAGTTACATACGAGGGTTACGGCCCAAACGGCGTGGCCATGCTCATCCAGTGCTTGACCGACAACCGCAACCGCGCGGCCACCGATGTCCGCACCGCGATGACGAAGAACGGCGGCAATTTGGGCGAGTCCGGTTCCGTGGCCTACATGTTCAGCCGCAAGGGCGTGAACACCGTGGTCAAGGGCGACCTGACCGAGGATGATCTGCTCATGGCCGTGCTTGAGGCAGGTGCTGAAGAGGTCAACGATCTCGGCGAGCACTTCGAGGTTGTCTCCGAGGCGACCGACATGTACGCCGTGCGCGATGCGCTGCGCGAGGCCGGCATCGAGATCGAGGACACCGAGCAGGATTTCCGTGCCTCGGTCGAGGTCGATCTGGATCTGGACGGCGCGAAGAAGCTGGATAAGCTTATCGACGCACTCGAGGACGCCGACGACGTCCAAAACGTTTACACCAACTCGACGATGTCCGACGAGGTGGCTGAAGCACTCGCGAACGAGTAG
- the ruvC gene encoding crossover junction endodeoxyribonuclease RuvC codes for MGIDPGLTRCGLSVLQTGKGRQVIPVAVGVVRTPSDAELAERLLRLSNAVNEWLDDYKPDVVAMERIFERSNVSTVMHTAHAVGVMVLAAAQRGIPVYMYTPSEVKKAISGNGRADKKQMTAMITRILGLSAPPKPADAADALAIAVCHCWRAPLLARTQAAAALTGKRSLGQ; via the coding sequence ATGGGGATCGACCCGGGGCTGACCCGGTGCGGTCTCTCCGTGCTACAAACAGGCAAGGGGCGGCAGGTGATTCCCGTCGCCGTCGGCGTGGTGCGTACCCCGTCCGACGCGGAACTGGCTGAGCGTCTGCTGCGCCTGTCCAACGCTGTCAACGAATGGCTGGACGACTACAAGCCGGACGTTGTCGCGATGGAGCGTATTTTCGAACGCAGCAACGTCTCCACCGTCATGCACACCGCCCATGCAGTGGGGGTGATGGTGCTAGCGGCCGCGCAGCGCGGAATTCCCGTGTACATGTACACCCCGTCCGAGGTGAAGAAAGCCATCTCGGGCAACGGCCGGGCGGACAAGAAACAGATGACGGCAATGATTACGCGCATCCTCGGTTTGAGCGCGCCGCCGAAACCGGCGGATGCGGCCGACGCGTTGGCGATCGCCGTGTGCCACTGCTGGCGTGCGCCGCTTCTTGCCCGCACCCAAGCCGCGGCGGCGTTGACTGGGAAAAGGAGTCTGGGACAGTGA
- the ruvA gene encoding Holliday junction branch migration protein RuvA — protein sequence MIDSLNGEVISIGLDHGVIECGGVGYRFLATPPTLGRLTRGERARVLTTLVVKEDDMTLYGFTDDDARDMFHRLTTVTGLGPKLALASLSVFEPAELASHITSGDSKTIQSIPGVGKKMADRLVLELKDKLAGVYGSQPGAAAQAAPTHTKAASLATEQVVEALIGLGFPEKGARAAVDTVAAESPDAESSVLLRSALNRLGKK from the coding sequence GTGATCGATTCGCTCAACGGTGAGGTCATCTCGATCGGCTTGGATCACGGTGTGATCGAATGCGGCGGGGTTGGCTACCGCTTCCTCGCTACACCTCCGACGCTGGGCCGGTTGACCCGCGGGGAGCGTGCACGCGTGCTCACCACACTGGTGGTCAAGGAAGACGACATGACGCTCTACGGCTTCACCGACGACGACGCGCGCGACATGTTCCACCGCCTCACCACCGTGACTGGACTGGGCCCGAAGTTGGCGCTCGCCTCTCTGTCCGTGTTCGAGCCTGCGGAACTGGCCAGCCATATCACGTCGGGGGACTCCAAGACCATCCAGTCCATCCCCGGGGTGGGCAAGAAGATGGCCGACCGGTTGGTTCTGGAACTCAAGGACAAGCTCGCCGGTGTCTACGGCTCGCAGCCGGGCGCGGCAGCGCAGGCGGCCCCAACCCACACCAAGGCAGCATCGCTGGCCACCGAACAAGTCGTCGAGGCGCTCATCGGCCTCGGCTTTCCGGAGAAGGGAGCGCGCGCCGCGGTTGACACCGTTGCGGCCGAGTCCCCGGACGCGGAATCTTCGGTGTTGCTGCGCAGCGCGCTCAACCGGTTGGGTAAGAAGTAG
- the ruvB gene encoding Holliday junction branch migration DNA helicase RuvB: MSDVEKTEFELPPDLARQANSPVDATEQTGEQDFEKSLRPKSIDEFIGQPKVREQLGLVLTGAKKRNVTPDHILLSGPPGLGKTTMAMIVAQELGTSLRMTSGPALERAGDLAAMLSNLMEGDVLFIDEIHRIARPAEEMLYMAMEDFRIDVIVGKGPGATSIPLEIPPFTLVGATTRAGMLTGPLRDRFGFTAQMEFYDVDDLTDVITRAASILGVEIEHDAAVEIGSRSRGTPRIANRLLRRVRDWAEVNGDGTVTVEAAQQALEVFDVDELGLDRLDRAVLDTLIRNHGGGPVGVSTLAIAVGEEPSTVEEVCEPYLVRAGLMARTGRGRVATAAAWNHLGMTPPPEAPGQMHLY; the protein is encoded by the coding sequence ATGTCTGATGTGGAGAAGACGGAATTCGAACTCCCGCCGGACCTGGCCCGGCAGGCGAACTCCCCTGTGGACGCCACGGAGCAGACAGGGGAGCAGGACTTTGAAAAGTCGCTGCGCCCGAAGTCGATCGACGAGTTCATCGGCCAACCGAAGGTGCGCGAGCAGCTCGGGTTGGTCCTCACCGGCGCCAAGAAACGCAACGTCACGCCCGACCATATCCTGCTGTCCGGCCCGCCTGGGCTGGGCAAGACCACGATGGCGATGATCGTGGCGCAGGAGCTCGGGACGTCGCTACGCATGACCTCGGGTCCAGCGCTGGAGCGCGCGGGCGACTTGGCGGCGATGCTGTCGAACCTGATGGAGGGTGATGTGCTCTTCATCGACGAGATCCACCGCATTGCGCGCCCCGCCGAGGAAATGCTCTACATGGCCATGGAGGACTTCCGCATCGACGTGATTGTGGGCAAGGGGCCGGGGGCGACGTCAATCCCGCTAGAGATTCCGCCGTTCACCCTCGTCGGTGCGACCACCCGCGCCGGCATGCTCACAGGGCCTCTGCGCGACCGTTTCGGCTTCACTGCCCAGATGGAGTTCTACGACGTCGACGACCTCACCGACGTGATCACCCGTGCCGCCTCGATCCTCGGGGTCGAGATTGAACACGACGCGGCCGTGGAAATCGGCTCGCGGTCCCGCGGCACGCCCCGTATTGCGAACCGTCTCCTGCGCCGCGTGCGGGACTGGGCGGAAGTCAACGGCGATGGAACTGTGACTGTGGAGGCGGCGCAGCAGGCGCTCGAGGTTTTCGACGTCGACGAGCTCGGGCTGGACCGGCTCGACCGCGCTGTGCTGGACACTCTGATCCGCAACCACGGCGGCGGGCCGGTGGGCGTGTCCACCCTGGCTATTGCGGTGGGCGAGGAGCCCTCCACCGTGGAGGAAGTCTGCGAACCGTACCTCGTACGGGCGGGCCTCATGGCGCGCACCGGCCGCGGACGCGTCGCCACCGCTGCCGCCTGGAATCACCTCGGCATGACACCGCCGCCGGAGGCACCCGGCCAAATGCACCTGTATTAG
- the yajC gene encoding preprotein translocase subunit YajC: MEYLPILLIFVLFALPALLLSRTNRKRVEKARALQAAAKPGDRIVTVSGFHGDIVSAGETTIGVELAPGVVVTMEREGVYKVLDNEEGTNQPGNAAAGSTVHETGTEVEDER, encoded by the coding sequence ATGGAATACCTACCTATTCTTCTTATCTTCGTCCTGTTCGCGCTGCCCGCCCTCCTGCTGTCGCGCACGAACCGGAAGCGCGTGGAGAAAGCCCGCGCCCTCCAGGCCGCGGCGAAGCCCGGCGACCGGATCGTGACTGTGTCCGGTTTCCACGGCGACATCGTCTCCGCCGGCGAAACCACCATCGGGGTGGAGCTGGCCCCGGGCGTCGTCGTCACCATGGAGCGCGAGGGTGTCTACAAGGTGCTCGACAACGAGGAAGGCACGAACCAGCCCGGGAACGCCGCCGCCGGGAGCACCGTCCACGAGACCGGCACTGAGGTCGAGGACGAGCGCTAG
- the secD gene encoding protein translocase subunit SecD has translation MTSKTSGRRSAREGGSKRAWPKRAIALFALILVGTYALVFLTGDREASPKLGIDLRGGTRVTLVPQGEEPTQEQLEQARTILENRVNGMGVSDANVVVDGNTLVITVSGESTADVRNIGQTSQLMFRPVAQPDQQGDSANFPKIMQDMANRWVEYRVITKDEAQAKMKQFADTFNQQVDAMNQAQEQQAQEGQTATKIEPIEAPEVTAEAKPDPENTLQASELRQEATAMLREDRQSDDMTKLQAASWLMQCTPAEAEGPAPVDPLAGTDDPKRPLVACDSATGQPMLLDAVPLLQGIEDPDGPRLTGTEIDTNRPITGGFNSQSGQMEINFAFKQDGDHNGSSTWAALTGAMVGQQVAITLDSQIISAPKIQSPTPVGSATSITGDFTQEEAENLANNLRYGALPLSFAGENGEPGGTATTVPPSLGIASLKAGIIAGLVGLALVAIFVFVYYRLYGLISLFTLLVAGMLVYGALILLGRWIGYTLDLSGVAGLIIGIGTTADSFVVLYERIKDEVRRGRTFRSATLNGWDRAKETIVTGNMVTLIGAVVIYFLAVGEVKGFAFTMGLTTIFDLLVTFLITAPLMILASRSKYWSKPSVNGMGKAFEAGRGKTVTPRGTRRHAAAEAETAPAEQSPALAADSTTVTATPTATREEEK, from the coding sequence GTGACTTCGAAAACGTCAGGTAGGCGATCGGCCCGAGAGGGAGGATCGAAGCGCGCATGGCCCAAGCGGGCCATCGCATTATTCGCGCTTATTTTGGTGGGCACTTATGCCCTCGTGTTCCTGACAGGGGACCGTGAGGCGTCGCCGAAGTTGGGCATCGATCTCCGCGGCGGCACCCGCGTCACACTCGTGCCGCAGGGCGAAGAACCCACGCAGGAACAGTTGGAGCAGGCTCGCACCATCCTGGAGAACCGTGTCAACGGCATGGGCGTCTCCGACGCCAACGTCGTCGTCGACGGCAATACTCTGGTGATCACCGTCTCCGGCGAGAGCACCGCCGACGTGCGGAATATCGGCCAAACCTCGCAGCTCATGTTCCGCCCTGTCGCACAACCGGACCAGCAGGGGGACTCGGCCAACTTCCCGAAAATCATGCAGGACATGGCTAACCGCTGGGTCGAATACCGCGTGATCACGAAGGATGAGGCGCAGGCGAAGATGAAACAGTTCGCCGACACCTTCAACCAGCAGGTTGACGCGATGAACCAAGCCCAGGAGCAGCAGGCCCAGGAAGGCCAGACGGCGACCAAGATCGAGCCGATCGAGGCCCCCGAGGTGACAGCCGAAGCGAAGCCTGATCCGGAGAACACGCTCCAGGCGTCGGAGCTGCGTCAAGAGGCCACGGCGATGCTGCGGGAGGACCGCCAGTCCGATGACATGACGAAGCTGCAAGCGGCGTCTTGGCTGATGCAGTGCACCCCGGCTGAGGCTGAGGGGCCTGCTCCGGTCGACCCGCTTGCGGGCACCGATGACCCGAAGCGCCCGCTGGTGGCATGCGATTCCGCCACCGGCCAGCCGATGCTGCTCGACGCTGTTCCTCTGCTTCAGGGCATCGAGGATCCCGACGGCCCACGCTTGACGGGCACCGAGATCGACACGAACCGTCCGATCACCGGCGGCTTCAATTCTCAGTCCGGCCAGATGGAGATCAACTTCGCGTTCAAGCAGGACGGCGATCACAACGGTTCCTCCACGTGGGCGGCTCTCACCGGCGCAATGGTGGGGCAGCAGGTCGCCATCACCCTGGACTCCCAGATCATCTCCGCGCCAAAGATCCAGTCGCCGACACCGGTGGGTTCCGCGACCTCCATCACTGGTGACTTCACCCAGGAAGAGGCGGAGAATCTGGCCAATAACCTGCGGTACGGCGCACTTCCGCTTTCCTTCGCTGGCGAGAACGGCGAACCGGGCGGCACCGCGACGACTGTTCCGCCGTCACTGGGTATCGCCTCCCTGAAGGCGGGCATCATCGCGGGCCTGGTCGGCCTGGCACTGGTGGCGATCTTCGTATTCGTCTACTACCGCTTGTACGGCCTGATCTCCCTGTTCACGCTTCTCGTCGCCGGCATGCTGGTCTACGGTGCCCTCATCTTGTTGGGCCGCTGGATCGGCTACACGCTGGATCTGTCCGGCGTGGCCGGCTTGATCATCGGTATCGGCACCACCGCAGACTCGTTCGTGGTGCTCTACGAACGCATCAAGGACGAGGTGCGCCGCGGCAGAACATTCCGCTCCGCGACGCTCAACGGTTGGGATCGCGCGAAGGAAACGATCGTCACAGGCAACATGGTCACCCTCATCGGTGCCGTGGTGATCTACTTCCTCGCAGTCGGCGAGGTGAAGGGCTTCGCCTTCACCATGGGTCTCACGACGATCTTCGACCTGCTGGTCACCTTCCTGATCACGGCACCGCTGATGATCCTGGCATCCCGCAGCAAGTACTGGTCCAAGCCGTCGGTCAACGGCATGGGCAAGGCATTCGAAGCCGGACGCGGCAAGACGGTCACCCCCCGCGGCACGAGGCGCCACGCAGCAGCCGAAGCCGAAACCGCGCCGGCTGAACAATCCCCGGCGCTCGCCGCTGATTCGACCACAGTCACCGCAACGCCCACGGCCACCAGGGAAGAGGAGAAATAG
- the secF gene encoding protein translocase subunit SecF, whose translation MSTSLNAATPSPASNGKAAGDAAAADTATATPTKGIERLYEGKGAIDFVGRSKLWYILAVALLVISAAAMLLRGFNLGIDFEGGTKMSMPAGDLVAEQVEETFVDATGVTPELTQIVGAGDSRTLEINSEHLSEEQINSAREAIYEKYQPRDASGEPSPDAIGDSTVSESWGSTITNRMLLSMLIFLVTAAVYVAVRLQRNMAIAAMLALLFDGVVIMGIYSLFGLEVTPAMIIGLLTVLTFSLYDTVIVFDKVKENTEGVLDSRRSTYAEEVNLAVNETLMRSISTSVISALPIIALMVVAVWLLGVGTLQDLALIQLIGVVEGIISSLLLASSLLVTLTNSQRKYKEHNKRVAEFRAGKEKDALIDGTSGTDATSTSEAETAETGARAKRTVTSPHRDSGAHGANAATSASEHARQSAATWRPNQN comes from the coding sequence ATGAGTACCTCACTGAACGCCGCAACTCCCTCGCCGGCGAGCAACGGGAAGGCTGCCGGAGACGCGGCAGCCGCAGACACCGCGACTGCAACGCCCACCAAGGGCATTGAGCGCCTGTACGAGGGCAAGGGCGCGATCGACTTCGTCGGGCGCAGCAAGCTCTGGTACATCCTCGCGGTCGCCTTGCTAGTCATCTCCGCCGCAGCCATGCTGCTGCGCGGTTTCAACCTCGGCATCGACTTCGAGGGCGGCACGAAGATGTCCATGCCGGCCGGTGACTTGGTCGCGGAGCAGGTGGAGGAGACCTTCGTGGACGCGACGGGCGTGACCCCGGAGCTGACGCAGATTGTCGGTGCGGGCGATTCCCGCACACTGGAGATCAACTCCGAGCACCTTTCGGAGGAGCAGATCAACAGCGCCCGAGAAGCGATCTACGAGAAGTACCAGCCGCGCGACGCATCGGGTGAGCCCTCGCCGGATGCCATCGGTGATTCGACGGTCTCCGAGTCCTGGGGTTCGACCATCACGAACCGCATGCTGCTGTCGATGCTGATCTTCCTCGTCACTGCAGCCGTCTATGTCGCAGTGCGTCTGCAGCGCAACATGGCGATCGCCGCGATGCTGGCGCTGCTTTTCGACGGCGTGGTCATCATGGGCATCTACTCCCTGTTCGGCCTTGAGGTCACCCCGGCCATGATCATCGGCCTGCTGACCGTGCTGACATTCTCCCTCTACGACACGGTGATCGTCTTCGACAAGGTCAAAGAAAACACGGAGGGCGTTCTCGATTCGCGCCGCTCCACCTACGCCGAAGAGGTGAATTTGGCGGTCAATGAGACTCTGATGCGTTCCATCTCCACGTCCGTCATCTCCGCGCTGCCGATCATCGCCCTGATGGTCGTCGCTGTGTGGCTGCTCGGCGTGGGCACCCTGCAGGACCTCGCACTGATCCAGCTGATCGGTGTCGTCGAGGGCATCATTTCCTCGCTGCTCCTCGCGTCCTCCCTGCTGGTGACGCTCACGAATTCGCAGCGCAAGTACAAAGAGCACAACAAGCGGGTCGCGGAATTCCGCGCGGGCAAGGAAAAGGACGCGCTTATCGACGGCACCTCCGGCACCGATGCCACCTCGACCTCCGAAGCGGAAACCGCTGAAACAGGTGCAAGGGCAAAGCGCACTGTGACCTCTCCGCACCGCGACAGTGGTGCTCATGGTGCTAACGCCGCGACCTCGGCGTCCGAGCACGCCCGCCAGTCGGCGGCGACTTGGCGCCCGAATCAAAACTAG
- a CDS encoding ABC transporter substrate-binding protein, with amino-acid sequence MRRKHLVRVAAILTAAATIVSGCSSSETEPKDPTALDYFGYQLPVPLVTTNAATKIGDSLKMQRLSGRLFPGAFIPGPSGQRIPNTDLVNTQVLPAPQRQVIYTLSDKAVFSDGEPVTCDDYALAFAAGSNPDVFSSHMPQMQQVERVDCTPGSKQFTVVFQQGQGGRWRELFGAGTVLPAHAVAKRLGMETADLTKGLEARDPDLLGRTAEIWRFGFALGNFDPELQASFGPYKIESVGADGEVVLVANDKYYGDAPGIPKIVVWPSTKDSTELQKAGALMVGDLSDHNPDWFNAAPDADEGANADDVRTGKDGKDAEESEASAAGETAGTASASGDPNAPENHQELQTVIGEMTDTLIFASAGQWANHDNRQALAKCVDIRSVAKASSQEAGIELPPSPVHVLTQNDPMSARLGDIANPHLDVDIEGARVASGLELHVGYNGPNKRMAAMVEAMKKSCEPAGITIVDVTANGKTRGDLLTEEPEWNAEGQLDRKGKIDAFLGAVDPMSEYESATSRSEELQSLRAEEKRLWDEVPSIPLSAQPRTFIVDNSIKNVVVYTGPVGIGWNMDRWHVPGLEATPEQKDDK; translated from the coding sequence GTGAGACGCAAGCATCTGGTGCGGGTGGCCGCGATTCTGACCGCCGCCGCCACGATAGTTTCGGGCTGTTCCAGCTCCGAGACTGAGCCGAAGGATCCCACTGCTCTGGACTACTTCGGCTACCAACTGCCTGTCCCGCTTGTGACCACGAATGCGGCTACGAAAATCGGTGACTCGCTGAAGATGCAGCGCCTGTCCGGACGCCTCTTCCCGGGTGCCTTCATCCCTGGGCCGTCGGGCCAGCGCATCCCGAACACGGATCTCGTGAACACCCAGGTGCTACCTGCACCGCAGCGCCAGGTCATCTACACCTTGTCGGACAAGGCGGTGTTCTCCGACGGAGAGCCGGTGACCTGCGACGATTATGCCCTCGCTTTCGCTGCTGGTTCGAACCCGGATGTCTTCTCCTCCCACATGCCGCAGATGCAGCAGGTGGAGCGGGTCGACTGCACCCCGGGTTCTAAGCAGTTCACGGTCGTATTCCAGCAGGGGCAAGGTGGCCGTTGGCGTGAGCTTTTCGGGGCGGGCACTGTCTTGCCCGCGCATGCCGTCGCAAAGCGTCTCGGCATGGAGACAGCTGATCTGACGAAGGGGCTCGAAGCGCGCGACCCGGATTTACTCGGCCGTACGGCGGAGATCTGGCGGTTCGGTTTCGCCCTCGGTAATTTCGACCCGGAGCTGCAAGCTTCCTTCGGCCCGTACAAGATCGAGTCTGTGGGTGCGGACGGTGAGGTGGTCCTCGTCGCCAACGACAAGTACTACGGCGATGCCCCCGGCATTCCCAAGATCGTCGTGTGGCCGTCCACCAAGGATTCGACGGAACTCCAGAAGGCTGGCGCTCTCATGGTCGGAGACTTGAGCGACCACAACCCGGACTGGTTCAATGCGGCTCCCGACGCCGACGAGGGCGCGAACGCCGACGATGTGCGAACCGGCAAGGACGGCAAGGACGCTGAAGAATCCGAGGCGAGCGCGGCTGGAGAGACCGCGGGCACCGCATCCGCTTCCGGGGATCCGAACGCACCGGAGAACCACCAGGAACTTCAGACAGTGATCGGCGAGATGACGGACACCCTCATCTTCGCCTCGGCGGGGCAGTGGGCGAACCACGACAACCGTCAGGCGCTTGCGAAGTGCGTGGACATCCGGTCTGTCGCGAAGGCATCTTCGCAGGAGGCTGGTATCGAGCTGCCGCCGTCGCCAGTTCACGTGCTCACGCAGAACGACCCGATGTCGGCGCGTCTCGGCGACATCGCCAACCCGCACCTCGACGTCGACATCGAAGGAGCCCGCGTCGCTTCCGGCCTCGAACTGCATGTCGGGTACAACGGGCCGAATAAGCGCATGGCAGCCATGGTCGAAGCGATGAAGAAGTCGTGCGAGCCCGCCGGAATCACCATCGTCGACGTCACCGCCAACGGCAAGACGCGCGGCGACCTACTCACCGAGGAACCGGAGTGGAACGCTGAAGGCCAACTGGACCGCAAGGGCAAGATCGACGCCTTCCTCGGCGCGGTTGACCCGATGAGCGAATACGAGTCGGCGACCTCCCGCTCCGAGGAGTTGCAGAGCCTGCGCGCCGAAGAAAAGCGCCTGTGGGACGAGGTTCCGTCCATCCCGCTGTCGGCGCAGCCGCGCACCTTCATCGTGGACAACAGCATCAAGAATGTTGTGGTCTACACTGGCCCTGTCGGGATCGGCTGGAACATGGACCGCTGGCACGTTCCCGGTTTGGAAGCCACACCGGAACAGAAGGACGACAAGTAA
- a CDS encoding adenine phosphoribosyltransferase, translating to MTSPEPSYRTAREALAARMRYVQDFPEKGVLFEDLTPVLADGAALKVVISEMAEASRNLGADMIGGLDARGFLLGSAVAYEMGTGILAIRKKGKLPPPVISEEYSLEYGEAALEIPAEGMNLEGKRVVLVDDVLATGGTLAAACDLIERAGAIVAGCVVVLEVSGLGGRDKLGDIPLVVLNQGDGDAA from the coding sequence ATGACCTCCCCTGAACCCTCTTACCGGACAGCCCGCGAAGCCCTCGCCGCGCGAATGCGCTACGTGCAGGACTTCCCGGAAAAGGGTGTGCTCTTCGAGGACCTGACCCCCGTGCTCGCCGACGGCGCGGCGCTCAAGGTGGTCATCTCTGAGATGGCCGAGGCATCCCGCAACTTGGGCGCCGATATGATCGGCGGCCTCGACGCCCGCGGATTCCTGCTCGGCTCCGCTGTCGCCTACGAGATGGGCACAGGCATCCTGGCCATCCGCAAGAAAGGCAAGCTGCCCCCGCCGGTGATCAGTGAAGAGTATTCGCTGGAATACGGTGAGGCGGCGTTGGAGATCCCCGCGGAAGGCATGAACTTGGAAGGCAAGCGCGTCGTGCTTGTCGACGATGTGCTGGCCACCGGCGGTACCCTCGCTGCCGCCTGTGACCTCATTGAGCGCGCCGGTGCGATCGTCGCCGGTTGCGTCGTGGTGCTTGAGGTGTCCGGCCTCGGCGGACGTGACAAGCTGGGGGATATTCCGCTGGTGGTGCTCAACCAGGGCGACGGGGATGCGGCATAG